The following are from one region of the Prochlorococcus marinus str. SB genome:
- a CDS encoding DUF3153 domain-containing protein, whose product MNTYEQVLERVELALAKGEYHYCIEFLLPIIESFPLSSKEGVNLRTILITALCGINKKEEAKSFCKELLKSYDNKTRENAKYLMEVIDSPDIKKPENWNVQFESDLSLNKKSLNSLHKKREVLKKKKFINVTETPTGETKPFQKGFSLIIFFILLLLIPLLSGCVKIEDTLDLSELDSITNNLVIESKYINKLPWQLKFEEKMKDFFPDEEIEQDESTFSLKHKNLNLEDTKQVLKITQNTAGELAGGSTNIEINTTQKNFIFFKKYFYRFELDLNSIQGIDNLELIFKIIHPNKATLTYQNNSNLEITKNQIIWNLNQGQINSLEFSFWSLNKLLIGISTILIIIVLAYLLRFYRFKLGTDLPQLPSK is encoded by the coding sequence ATGAATACCTATGAGCAAGTTTTAGAAAGAGTAGAACTTGCTTTAGCTAAAGGTGAGTATCATTATTGCATTGAGTTTCTTTTGCCCATAATCGAATCATTTCCTTTATCAAGCAAAGAGGGAGTAAATTTAAGAACAATCTTAATTACTGCTCTTTGTGGTATCAATAAAAAGGAGGAGGCTAAAAGTTTTTGTAAAGAACTCCTTAAATCTTACGATAATAAGACGAGAGAAAATGCAAAATATTTGATGGAAGTTATAGACTCTCCTGACATTAAAAAGCCAGAAAATTGGAACGTACAGTTTGAAAGCGACCTATCACTCAATAAAAAATCTCTTAACTCACTGCACAAAAAAAGAGAAGTATTAAAGAAAAAAAAATTTATTAATGTAACTGAGACACCAACTGGTGAAACAAAACCCTTTCAGAAAGGCTTTTCACTGATCATTTTTTTTATATTATTATTATTAATCCCACTATTAAGTGGCTGCGTTAAAATTGAAGACACCCTTGATCTTAGTGAACTTGATTCAATAACCAATAATTTAGTTATAGAGAGTAAATATATAAATAAATTACCTTGGCAATTAAAATTTGAAGAGAAGATGAAAGATTTTTTCCCTGACGAAGAAATTGAACAAGACGAATCAACCTTTTCTTTAAAACATAAAAATCTCAATTTAGAAGATACTAAGCAAGTTCTTAAAATCACCCAAAATACAGCTGGAGAGTTGGCGGGAGGATCTACAAATATAGAAATTAATACTACTCAAAAAAACTTCATTTTTTTTAAAAAATACTTTTACAGGTTTGAATTGGATTTAAATTCTATTCAGGGTATTGATAATTTAGAACTTATTTTCAAGATTATTCACCCTAATAAAGCTACCCTTACTTATCAAAATAATTCAAATTTAGAAATCACAAAAAATCAAATAATTTGGAATTTAAATCAAGGGCAGATAAATAGTCTTGAATTTTCTTTTTGGAGCCTCAACAAACTTTTGATTGGGATATCCACTATTTTAATAATTATCGTATTGGCTTATTTATTAAGATTCTATAGATTTAAATTAGGTACAGATTTACCTCAACTTCCATCAAAGTGA
- the argB gene encoding acetylglutamate kinase, with protein MKDSQRVSILSEALPYIQSFSGRKIVIKYGGSVMENDNLKNAFFRDIALLSTVGVCPIVIHGGGIEINNWLKKLEISPKFENGLRITDQKTMEIVEMVLMGRVNKQIVKGINKTGSLAVGISGLDGNLIQSRELGDGSHGLVGEVTKINAEILDPLISKGYIPIISSIGSTLDGISHNINADFVAGEIAAAINAEKLILLTDTQGILKEKDNKNSLVEKTNLKEARDFIDRKIVTEGMIPKTECCIRALAQGVKAAHIIDGRIKHSLLLEIFTNSGIGTMIVA; from the coding sequence ATGAAGGATTCTCAAAGAGTATCAATATTAAGCGAAGCACTTCCATATATACAAAGTTTCTCAGGTAGAAAAATTGTCATCAAGTATGGTGGCTCAGTTATGGAGAATGATAATTTAAAAAATGCTTTTTTTAGAGACATAGCACTTTTATCAACAGTTGGGGTTTGTCCGATAGTAATTCATGGAGGTGGAATAGAGATTAATAATTGGTTAAAGAAATTAGAAATATCTCCGAAATTCGAAAATGGATTAAGAATTACTGATCAAAAAACAATGGAAATTGTGGAGATGGTTCTAATGGGTAGAGTTAACAAACAAATTGTAAAAGGCATTAATAAAACTGGATCCTTAGCGGTGGGAATATCAGGTCTTGATGGGAACTTAATTCAATCTAGAGAACTAGGAGATGGTAGCCATGGGTTAGTCGGAGAGGTTACAAAAATCAATGCTGAAATATTAGATCCTCTTATTTCTAAAGGATATATCCCAATTATTTCTAGCATTGGATCAACTTTGGATGGTATTTCCCATAATATCAATGCTGATTTTGTTGCAGGAGAAATTGCTGCTGCAATAAATGCAGAAAAACTTATTCTTCTTACTGATACTCAAGGGATTTTAAAAGAAAAAGATAACAAAAATAGTCTTGTTGAAAAAACTAATCTCAAAGAAGCAAGAGATTTTATTGATAGAAAAATTGTTACAGAAGGTATGATTCCAAAGACAGAATGCTGTATAAGAGCTTTAGCCCAAGGAGTCAAAGCAGCTCACATAATTGATGGAAGAATAAAACATTCATTACTTCTAGAGATTTTTACAAATTCCGGGATAGGTACAATGATAGTCGCCTAA
- a CDS encoding 4a-hydroxytetrahydrobiopterin dehydratase, whose protein sequence is MEPYILQDEELNELVIKIPGWEIKSKQIQREFNFANFVEAFAFMTKVALICEKYNHHPYWENVYAKVIIKLNTHDLGGITNLDQTLASEINKIFDQ, encoded by the coding sequence ATGGAACCCTACATTTTGCAAGATGAAGAATTGAATGAATTAGTTATCAAAATACCTGGCTGGGAAATTAAATCTAAACAAATCCAAAGAGAATTTAACTTCGCTAATTTTGTTGAAGCCTTTGCTTTTATGACTAAGGTTGCTTTAATCTGTGAAAAATATAATCATCATCCTTACTGGGAAAATGTTTATGCAAAAGTAATAATAAAATTAAATACACATGATCTAGGAGGTATTACGAATCTGGATCAAACATTAGCTTCGGAAATCAACAAAATTTTCGATCAATAA
- the priA gene encoding replication restart helicase PriA, giving the protein MKPASNQLLNISYKLEILLDIGSSNESFYYLDGNNLGAEVGDIVSVRLRGRLLNGLVISQKNFSTINNDETNITGLKSIRYSFVESILQKNIIDDSWREWIESLASFYMVSNLRMFKTAFPPGWIGKYKNFPKGSKDQIWIETKKEFDIKKNVLNKKEFFLINTLPEKGNWQSELIKSGFNYTLINSMVSKKYLVKSKRKKNINTKLNSFLNDQIATKKLNLTNEQKIAFQEFQTMKPGDVLLLWGETGSGKTEVYMRIAEDLFLKKKSCLILAPEIGLIPQLIDRFSRRFNNVVYEYHSNCSPNHRTIVWKKIINANEPLIVIGTRSAVFLPMKNLGLIIMDEEHDVSYKQDSPMPCYDARDIAIEIVKRNSAKLILGSATPSMKTWKKCILEKDFKLVRMIQRISSNEIPEIRIIDMRDEFKKGNMKIFSNELLQLIPQLRLKKEQAIILIPRRGHSGFLSCRNCGYLINCPNCDVPLSVHLSSQGKKWLNCHWCDHKSRFINSCPDCHSTAFKPFGIGTQRVIEFLNEEFPDLRVLRFDRDTTSGKDGHRDILSKFSKGDAEILVGTQMLAKGIDIPNVTLSVVIAADGLLHRPDISAEEKSLQLFLQLAGRAGRSQKKGKVIFQTYKPNHPVISYLQKRDYERFLIENSRLRKDANLFPFCTICLLKLSGENCELTESVAIKLATYLLNFCEKKNWKLIGPAPSLIAKVGKKFRWQILMHGPEGTNIPLPDRSILYELIPKNVFLTIDVNPAEL; this is encoded by the coding sequence TTGAAGCCGGCAAGTAATCAGTTATTAAATATCTCCTACAAATTGGAAATTTTGCTTGATATTGGTAGTAGTAACGAAAGCTTTTACTATTTAGATGGAAATAATCTTGGGGCAGAAGTTGGAGATATTGTAAGTGTGAGACTAAGAGGGAGATTATTAAATGGGTTGGTGATCTCCCAAAAAAACTTTTCGACAATCAATAATGATGAAACAAATATTACTGGATTAAAAAGCATAAGATATTCTTTTGTTGAAAGTATTTTGCAAAAAAATATAATTGATGACTCTTGGAGAGAATGGATAGAGTCCCTAGCCTCTTTTTATATGGTTAGTAATTTAAGAATGTTTAAAACTGCATTTCCTCCTGGTTGGATTGGTAAATATAAGAATTTTCCCAAAGGTTCAAAAGATCAAATATGGATTGAAACTAAAAAAGAATTTGATATTAAGAAAAATGTATTAAATAAAAAGGAATTTTTTTTAATTAATACTTTGCCTGAAAAAGGTAATTGGCAAAGTGAATTAATAAAGTCTGGTTTTAACTACACTCTAATTAACTCAATGGTCAGTAAAAAATACCTTGTTAAATCTAAAAGAAAAAAAAATATAAATACTAAATTAAATTCTTTTTTAAATGATCAAATTGCAACGAAAAAACTAAATCTTACAAATGAGCAAAAAATTGCATTTCAAGAATTTCAAACAATGAAACCGGGAGATGTTTTACTTCTATGGGGCGAAACCGGTTCAGGTAAAACAGAAGTTTATATGCGAATTGCTGAAGATCTATTTCTTAAGAAAAAAAGTTGTTTGATACTAGCCCCAGAAATTGGACTAATTCCTCAACTTATTGATAGGTTTAGTCGGCGATTTAATAATGTCGTTTACGAATATCATAGTAACTGTTCTCCCAATCATAGAACTATAGTTTGGAAGAAAATTATTAATGCTAATGAGCCTTTAATAGTAATAGGAACAAGGTCCGCAGTTTTCCTTCCAATGAAAAATCTTGGATTAATAATCATGGATGAAGAACATGACGTTTCTTATAAACAAGATAGTCCAATGCCTTGTTACGACGCAAGAGACATTGCTATTGAAATAGTAAAAAGGAATTCTGCAAAGTTAATTTTAGGAAGTGCAACCCCATCAATGAAGACTTGGAAAAAGTGTATTCTTGAAAAGGATTTTAAATTGGTAAGAATGATTCAAAGGATATCTAGTAATGAGATTCCTGAAATAAGAATTATTGATATGCGAGATGAGTTCAAGAAGGGAAATATGAAAATTTTTTCCAATGAATTATTACAATTGATCCCTCAACTACGCTTAAAAAAAGAGCAGGCAATAATTTTGATCCCAAGGAGGGGCCATAGTGGGTTTTTAAGTTGTAGAAATTGCGGATATTTAATAAATTGCCCTAACTGTGACGTTCCTTTATCAGTACATCTCAGTTCACAGGGAAAAAAATGGTTAAATTGTCATTGGTGTGATCATAAATCGAGATTTATTAATAGTTGCCCAGATTGTCATTCAACTGCTTTTAAACCTTTTGGAATAGGTACACAAAGGGTAATAGAGTTTTTAAATGAAGAATTTCCTGACTTAAGAGTACTTCGCTTTGATAGAGATACAACCTCAGGAAAGGATGGTCATAGAGATATTCTTTCAAAGTTTTCTAAAGGTGATGCTGAAATTCTTGTAGGAACTCAAATGTTGGCAAAAGGGATTGATATCCCAAATGTTACTCTTTCAGTAGTTATTGCAGCAGATGGGTTGCTTCATCGCCCAGATATTTCGGCAGAAGAAAAATCATTACAATTGTTTTTGCAACTAGCTGGCAGGGCAGGCAGGTCTCAAAAAAAAGGAAAGGTAATTTTTCAAACATATAAACCTAACCACCCGGTAATTTCGTATCTTCAGAAAAGAGATTATGAAAGATTCTTAATTGAAAACTCGAGATTGAGAAAAGATGCTAACTTATTTCCATTTTGCACGATTTGCCTTCTTAAATTATCAGGAGAAAATTGTGAATTAACTGAGTCAGTTGCAATAAAATTAGCAACATATCTACTCAATTTTTGTGAGAAAAAGAACTGGAAATTAATAGGTCCGGCTCCTAGTTTAATTGCTAAAGTCGGTAAAAAATTTCGATGGCAGATACTAATGCATGGTCCTGAAGGAACAAATATACCTTTACCTGATAGATCAATATTATATGAACTTATTCCAAAAAACGTTTTTTTAACAATTGATGTTAATCCAGCAGAGTTGTAA
- a CDS encoding carboxypeptidase M32, producing MAETHWNNLGTYLKETQILGSIQNTLYWDQNTGMPKKGASWRSEQLTYIAKVLHKRNSSEEFCNLIQSAKNELEDIERNSDNQLFIKDKERNISLLLKEFNRERNLDPKLVESLAKAKSKGYESWQEAKEKSDFKIFLPFFEELVKLRIEEAKQISIQCSPWETLAQPFEPELNLKWLNKIFQPLKETIPGLIREIKKSQKNHWDLSPESQKNLCSKLLDEFGRDRDLVVVGQSPHPFSITLGPNDFRITTRIVEGEPLSSFLATAHEWGHSIYEQGLPSQSHQWFAWPLGQATSMGIHESQSLFWENRIVKSKSFSKRFFKKFVSAGCSFNNYLQLWKSINHLEAGLNRVEADELTYGLHILIRTELEIDLIERGLPAEDIPTEWNKRYDELLGIKPSNDSEGCLQDVHWSEGAFGYFPSYLLGHVISAQISSQMERDIGLIDNLIENAEYQKIIFWLKNNIHKYGRSVNCMELVRAVTNEELSPNYFINHLRSKINDFC from the coding sequence TTGGCTGAAACTCATTGGAATAATCTGGGTACTTACCTTAAAGAAACACAAATATTAGGTTCAATCCAAAATACACTTTATTGGGATCAGAATACTGGAATGCCAAAGAAAGGTGCTTCTTGGAGGTCTGAACAACTTACTTATATTGCAAAAGTGTTGCATAAAAGAAATTCTTCCGAGGAATTTTGTAATTTAATACAATCTGCTAAAAATGAACTAGAAGATATTGAACGAAATTCCGATAATCAACTTTTCATAAAAGATAAAGAAAGAAATATTAGTCTTTTATTGAAGGAATTTAATAGAGAAAGAAATTTAGATCCCAAATTAGTTGAGTCTCTAGCAAAGGCAAAATCTAAAGGGTATGAAAGCTGGCAAGAAGCTAAGGAAAAATCAGATTTTAAAATTTTTCTTCCTTTCTTTGAAGAATTAGTTAAATTGCGGATTGAAGAGGCAAAACAAATATCTATTCAGTGTTCACCTTGGGAGACATTAGCCCAACCCTTTGAGCCTGAATTAAATTTGAAATGGTTGAATAAAATTTTTCAACCTTTGAAAGAAACCATCCCAGGCTTGATTAGAGAAATTAAAAAGTCCCAAAAAAATCATTGGGATTTAAGTCCAGAATCTCAAAAAAATTTATGTTCTAAATTACTTGACGAGTTTGGAAGAGATAGAGATCTCGTGGTTGTTGGACAATCTCCCCATCCTTTCTCTATAACATTAGGGCCAAATGATTTTAGGATCACTACAAGAATTGTTGAAGGTGAACCATTATCAAGTTTTTTAGCAACTGCACATGAGTGGGGGCATTCTATTTATGAGCAGGGTTTGCCATCTCAAAGTCATCAATGGTTTGCTTGGCCTTTAGGTCAAGCAACCTCTATGGGTATTCATGAAAGTCAATCTTTATTTTGGGAAAATAGAATAGTTAAATCCAAATCTTTTTCAAAAAGATTTTTTAAAAAATTTGTTTCGGCTGGATGTTCTTTTAATAATTATTTACAACTATGGAAATCTATTAATCATTTGGAAGCAGGCTTAAATAGGGTTGAAGCGGATGAATTGACTTATGGCTTACACATATTAATAAGAACCGAACTTGAAATAGATTTAATTGAAAGAGGTTTACCTGCTGAAGATATTCCAACAGAATGGAATAAAAGATATGATGAACTCCTAGGAATTAAACCATCTAATGATTCAGAAGGTTGTCTTCAAGATGTTCATTGGAGTGAAGGGGCGTTTGGATATTTCCCCTCATACTTGTTAGGACATGTTATAAGTGCGCAAATATCTTCTCAAATGGAAAGAGACATAGGTTTGATTGACAACTTAATTGAGAATGCTGAATATCAAAAGATCATTTTTTGGTTAAAAAATAATATACATAAATATGGTAGATCAGTTAATTGTATGGAGTTGGTAAGAGCTGTAACTAATGAAGAACTATCGCCAAACTATTTTATTAATCATTTAAGGTCTAAAATAAATGATTTTTGCTGA
- a CDS encoding DUF2854 domain-containing protein, translated as MKKYLSPGNLIVTVGGMLAFVGMTAYFTDSVNLSVPTFFYGVPIFLIGLGLKTSEIPPVKLFDKTNFATNKFNRPKELTALVKDVTRWRYGIKAHLESSLESLNLWDEDNPPQLKEIEEITKEEKNGLRMRFELNAVPLEKWIEKQERLNRFFVKGLESEFIIDDNKKEFDFILFY; from the coding sequence ATGAAGAAATACTTATCGCCAGGAAACTTAATCGTAACCGTAGGGGGTATGCTAGCTTTTGTTGGAATGACTGCTTATTTTACAGACTCAGTAAATTTAAGTGTACCTACTTTTTTTTATGGAGTACCTATTTTTTTAATTGGATTAGGTTTAAAGACTTCCGAAATACCACCTGTAAAGTTATTTGATAAGACAAATTTTGCGACAAATAAATTTAATAGACCAAAAGAATTAACAGCACTAGTTAAAGATGTTACTAGATGGAGGTATGGGATAAAAGCTCATCTTGAATCGTCATTAGAATCTTTAAATTTGTGGGATGAGGATAATCCTCCTCAACTAAAAGAAATAGAAGAAATTACAAAAGAAGAAAAAAATGGTCTCAGAATGCGTTTCGAATTAAACGCTGTCCCTCTAGAAAAATGGATTGAAAAACAAGAAAGATTAAACAGGTTTTTTGTCAAAGGTCTTGAATCGGAATTTATTATCGACGATAATAAAAAAGAATTTGATTTTATTCTCTTTTATTGA
- the rpoD gene encoding RNA polymerase sigma factor RpoD, translating into MCPVAAESKNSKSSSKKKINKKINPNLETIVEEDSIKSSQNSQISSELNESSIENNNEFSDSEEEDKGLGNIKLGPKGIYTEDSIRVYLQEIGRIRLLRPDEEIELARKIADLLQLEELATQYESEKGHFPSVREWAELIDMPLPKFRRRLLLGRRAKEKMVQSNLRLVVSIAKKYMNRGLSFQDLIQEGSLGLIRAAEKFDHEKGYKFSTYATWWIRQAITRAIADQSRTIRLPVHLYETISRIKKTTKVLSQEFGRKPSEEEIAESMEMTIEKLRFIAKSAQLPISLETPIGKEEDSRLGDFIEADIENPEQDVSKTLLREDLEGVLATLSPRERDVLRLRYGIDDGRMKTLEEIGQIFDVTRERIRQIEAKALRKLRHPNRNGVLKEYIK; encoded by the coding sequence ATGTGTCCAGTCGCAGCAGAATCAAAAAATTCCAAGTCTAGTTCAAAAAAAAAGATCAATAAAAAAATTAATCCAAATTTAGAAACAATAGTTGAAGAAGATAGTATTAAAAGTAGTCAAAATTCACAGATATCTTCCGAGTTAAACGAAAGCAGTATTGAAAATAATAATGAATTTAGTGATTCTGAAGAAGAAGATAAAGGGCTTGGGAATATAAAGCTTGGCCCAAAAGGTATCTACACTGAAGATTCAATAAGAGTTTATCTCCAAGAAATTGGAAGAATTAGACTTTTAAGACCTGATGAAGAAATTGAACTTGCAAGAAAAATTGCTGACTTACTCCAATTAGAAGAATTAGCAACTCAATATGAGTCAGAAAAAGGACATTTCCCATCAGTAAGAGAATGGGCCGAGTTAATAGATATGCCTCTTCCCAAATTTAGGAGAAGACTTCTTTTAGGTAGGAGAGCTAAAGAAAAAATGGTTCAATCAAATTTAAGATTAGTTGTTTCCATTGCAAAAAAATATATGAATAGAGGTTTATCATTTCAAGATTTAATCCAAGAAGGAAGTTTAGGTCTAATTAGGGCCGCGGAAAAATTTGACCATGAAAAAGGTTATAAGTTCTCTACATACGCGACTTGGTGGATTCGCCAAGCCATTACAAGAGCAATTGCAGATCAAAGTAGGACTATTAGATTGCCAGTTCACTTATACGAGACAATATCCAGAATTAAAAAAACCACAAAAGTTCTTAGCCAAGAATTTGGCAGGAAACCTAGTGAAGAAGAAATCGCTGAAAGCATGGAAATGACAATTGAAAAATTGAGATTTATAGCTAAAAGTGCTCAACTTCCAATTTCTTTAGAAACTCCAATAGGGAAAGAAGAAGACTCCAGACTCGGAGACTTTATAGAGGCTGATATAGAAAATCCTGAGCAAGATGTTTCTAAAACATTATTAAGAGAAGATTTGGAAGGCGTATTAGCCACTCTAAGTCCAAGAGAAAGAGATGTTCTCAGATTGAGATATGGGATTGATGATGGAAGAATGAAAACTCTTGAAGAAATTGGCCAGATTTTTGATGTTACGAGAGAAAGAATTAGACAAATAGAGGCAAAAGCCCTAAGAAAACTTAGACATCCAAATCGAAACGGGGTTTTAAAAGAATATATAAAATAA
- the hemC gene encoding hydroxymethylbilane synthase codes for MTNFKLKIASRRSKLAMVQTLWVKDQLERNIPNLEVSIEAMATQGDKILDVALAKIGDKGLFTKELEAQMLVGHADIAVHSLKDLPTNLPNGLKLGCITKREDPADALVVSKKNDCYKLETLPEGSIVGTSSLRRLAQLRNKYPHLVFKDIRGNVITRIEKLDAGEFDCIILAAAGLKRLGFESRIHQIIPSEISLHAVGQGALGIECKSDDKKVLEIINVLEDKPTSQRCLAERAFLRELEGGCQVPIGVNSNIHNGQLYLTGMVASLDGERLIKDQVIGNINDPELVGIELAKRLKLQGADKILSEIFEEFRENKN; via the coding sequence ATGACTAATTTTAAGCTGAAAATAGCTAGTAGAAGAAGCAAACTAGCAATGGTTCAAACTTTATGGGTTAAAGATCAACTAGAAAGGAATATTCCCAATTTAGAGGTATCTATAGAAGCTATGGCAACTCAAGGTGACAAAATCCTTGATGTAGCCTTAGCAAAAATAGGCGACAAAGGCTTATTTACAAAAGAACTTGAAGCACAAATGCTCGTAGGCCATGCAGATATAGCAGTACATTCTCTGAAAGATTTACCAACCAATTTGCCTAATGGCCTTAAATTAGGATGCATCACAAAAAGGGAGGATCCTGCAGATGCTTTAGTAGTAAGCAAAAAAAATGACTGTTATAAATTAGAAACCTTACCTGAAGGTTCGATTGTGGGAACAAGCTCTCTAAGAAGACTTGCACAATTAAGAAATAAGTACCCACATCTTGTTTTCAAAGATATCAGGGGAAATGTTATTACAAGAATTGAAAAATTAGATGCAGGAGAATTTGATTGTATAATTCTAGCGGCCGCCGGTCTAAAGAGATTAGGCTTTGAATCAAGAATTCACCAGATTATACCAAGTGAAATTTCTCTACATGCCGTTGGCCAAGGAGCTCTAGGCATTGAATGTAAATCTGATGATAAAAAAGTTTTAGAAATTATAAATGTCTTAGAAGATAAACCAACTAGTCAAAGATGTCTGGCAGAGAGGGCTTTTTTAAGAGAACTTGAAGGTGGATGCCAAGTCCCAATAGGTGTTAATAGTAATATTCACAATGGTCAACTTTACCTTACTGGAATGGTAGCCTCTCTTGATGGGGAAAGGCTTATAAAAGATCAAGTTATTGGCAATATTAATGACCCTGAACTGGTAGGCATAGAACTAGCAAAGAGACTAAAGCTCCAAGGTGCCGACAAAATACTCAGCGAAATATTTGAGGAATTTAGGGAAAACAAAAATTAG
- a CDS encoding inorganic diphosphatase: MANLNQPPSRVTPNLLHILNAFTDSSNTIINTIVELNSNTINKYELITETGHLKLDRVGYSSLAYPFAYGCIPRTWDEDGDPLDVEIVSVTEPLIPGSIVEARIIGVMKFDDGGEVDDKVIAVLADDKRMDHISSYEDLGEHWLKETKYYWEHYKDLKKPRTCTVNGFFGIEEAVKVIKDCEERYKKEIDPKLVN, encoded by the coding sequence ATGGCAAATCTAAATCAGCCCCCAAGCAGGGTCACTCCAAATTTATTGCATATACTAAATGCTTTCACTGATAGCTCAAATACAATAATAAACACTATTGTTGAATTGAACTCTAATACCATAAATAAATATGAATTAATTACAGAAACGGGCCATCTTAAACTTGATAGGGTGGGTTATTCATCACTTGCGTATCCCTTCGCTTATGGATGTATTCCAAGGACATGGGATGAAGATGGAGATCCACTTGATGTGGAAATTGTTAGTGTAACTGAGCCATTGATACCTGGTTCTATTGTGGAGGCAAGGATTATTGGGGTGATGAAATTTGATGATGGTGGAGAGGTCGATGATAAGGTAATAGCTGTTCTCGCAGATGATAAAAGAATGGATCATATCTCAAGTTATGAAGACCTTGGAGAGCATTGGTTAAAAGAAACAAAGTATTATTGGGAGCACTACAAAGATCTAAAAAAACCTAGAACATGTACTGTAAATGGTTTTTTTGGGATAGAAGAAGCTGTTAAAGTGATTAAAGATTGTGAAGAGAGATACAAAAAAGAAATTGATCCTAAATTAGTAAATTAA
- a CDS encoding secondary thiamine-phosphate synthase enzyme YjbQ codes for MEQIFSKLKFVTHGEGFIDITYDLNLCVEKNNFHSGILNLTSLHTSCSLTINENADPNVLRDLKKYMQSIVPYDSYLTLSKNREEISYKHYQEGADDMPAHIKTSLTNTCLSLSFQDGKIMLGTWQAVYLWEHRFDQKERIINVHIIGEKK; via the coding sequence ATGGAACAAATATTTTCAAAATTAAAATTCGTAACCCACGGCGAGGGTTTTATTGATATCACATATGATTTAAATTTATGTGTTGAAAAAAATAATTTTCATTCCGGAATTTTAAATTTAACTTCACTTCATACAAGTTGCAGTTTAACTATTAATGAGAACGCAGATCCAAATGTACTGAGGGACCTAAAAAAGTATATGCAATCGATAGTTCCTTATGATTCCTACTTAACCTTATCAAAAAATAGAGAAGAAATATCCTATAAACATTATCAAGAAGGGGCTGACGATATGCCAGCACATATTAAAACATCCCTAACAAACACTTGTTTATCTTTGAGTTTTCAAGACGGGAAAATTATGCTTGGCACATGGCAAGCAGTTTATTTATGGGAACATCGATTTGATCAAAAGGAAAGAATCATAAATGTACATATAATTGGTGAGAAAAAGTAA